TGTCCAGGCCATCCCTGAGTCCTTCTCCTATGATGGCACAGGCTGGCTGCAGATGCCAGGGTGTAGCAGGGCCCAGTTCTTTCAAAGCCAGCAGTTTCTCAATTTCAGCCAATCCTAGAGAGTGCCTCAAGTCCTGTTTGTTGGCGACCACGAGCAGGGGAACTCCCTGGTTCTCAGAGCTCTTGGCGATTTTATGGAGCTCTGTTTTGGCCTCTTCCATGCGCTCTGCATCCACAGAGTCCACCACGAATATGATGCCATCTGTGCATCTCGTGTATGACTTCCACAGGGGGCGCAGCTTCTCCTGACCACCCACATCCCAGAAGTGGAAAGTCACAGTCTTGTGGCCTCCCAGTGGCACTCTGACTTTCTCTGCATTGAAACCTTTGGTGGGAACAGTGTTTACAAACTCATTGAACTGCAGTCTATACAAGACAGTGGTCTTTCCAGCAGAGTCTAGTCCAAGGATGGCAATGTGGAAAGACTGGAAGAACGGGATGTTTGAGAGACAGCTAGGTTGTTCCGAAAATCCATTCCCCATCTTTTCTCATGGGGAAAGGCAGGTGAATTTGGAAGGATTGAGCCAACTGTCCAACAGATGTCCAAAGAACTGTTTAGATTCCAAAATGATGGCACCAAGTACCTGAAAGAACATGGATGGGACAAAGATTACATCTAATTTCCAAGGATTCTCAGGTTCAAAGACATTACTGCTCAGTCAGTAATATAACAATCTAGTCACTTAGTAATAAACAAGAGTCAAAAAGTCAACAAACTGAATGGTGTAAGTTACATAACAAATTCTATTTATTGGTTAATTTAAGTCACCTATTACTGATCATATCAAACCAAGTCAGCCTGTTTCAGCAGAACTCCTACACGTACTGAACTAGGCGGGGCGGGGGACAAAGATAGGATTTTATTATAGTAAATTCACTTGGGGTCAACATATGGTGAACTTTGGTTCACGAGTTTGGaggtacaaaaaataaatacatttaaagctaaaaaattaaaatcaagcAATAAAATCCAACACATCTTTAAACTGGAAAGCACCAAAGTCAGAAGAAGAATACTTTTCCCAAGTTAGACCactaagtgaaaaagaaaagaaaaaacaaacaaataaacaaacaaacaaaaacaaacacaatggcTCAAATGTCCTTAATGGGATAGTTTTCCTGTTCAGGAGGCAAATACTAcataaaaaaccccacacaaacTGTCTAACCTTAGCTGAGCTTAACTTAAAGCTTATAATTACTTTTTTAGCCAGCAGGTTAAGCACTGGTATACCCGTTTCCAGTTTCAGAATATTGGACAATGCTGAACATAGTGACTTCTAGCAAACAAAACTGGAAAATATTTTGTCAAGgctaaaacaaagataaaagctAACGCACTACACTTGTGTATTTGTCAGTTGGACTGACTCCAGCTGATGTCAATGCTGCTCAATGCTTACTGAATGTGCAAAGGTCAGCTAGTGCTTTCAGTTCAGCTGCCCCCAAGtggccaaaaaaaaccccccaacaaatgacaaatggaaacaaaaaaaaaaaacaagcaaaatgcaAACTTTGAATATGAGAATATAAAAGACTATATCATTTGCTTTACATAGTGAGAATGCTACCAAACTATTAGTATTCAAGCTATCAATAAAAACATTCACAATCAGCATTAAAAAGACTATActtcattatttctttttattatggTGACACTGAAACTGTGACCATGCTTAGTCATGGTCTACcaatttattttaacattaaatacTTTCTTACATAATAAATATGCAAATCCACTTTTTATTTCACCCTCAATATCCATAAGTGCCTACTCACTGAATGACAATGTGGCTTTTAAGATGTATAGATATatgtttataattattattacgtTCACTTGCGGTGTATCAGAGTCAAAGCATTATTATGTAAAGTGAATTAAAGATGATAACTTTCAATTACTACATTGCATACTGGCTGAAGTCCCTCATAATGGAGCTCAAAGGGGTACTTAAGTTCAAATTACTGCAACTCATGTTTCATTACACGGTATTTATGTATTATACTCGATCCCTAATTGCATTTTAATACTTCCATTTATCACGATATGATTCTCCACTAATTTTGCAGTGGTAAGGTCTTTAAAtcgaaggaaaagaaaatacgTTTTTATttctagtaaaaaaaaatgtgttacatACCCTTCATATGACGATAAGATAATACAGCTAATCTCTCTGGACAGAAACGCGGTCGTCTTCTGCATCTACAGCGTCTGAAATTCAGCTCACGGTATATTTTCCTCTCTTATTTCCGCAAAGACAGCAGCAAAGCCTTCGCCAGAAACTGACACACCATGTCCGTCTGTCCTCAGTGTCCCGTATGGATCTACCACTGATGACACTGCCGCTGTGTGTGCGCACAGCCTGGAACAACGCCCATACTGACACTGCGGGACCGCGCAATTGGCCCGTGCCCTCATTCCTCTGTCAGCCGATTGGCTAAAACAGCTGTCAATCACATTTCTGCCCGGGAACGCAGATCACCTGTTGCTCTGACTGCCCGTCGCACCATTTTACTCCGGACGTCAGTATTCTTTGATTCTTGATCCGCAGTAAGACGTACTAATTATGCGTCAAGTCAaattttctattaaaaaaaccgCCGGGgaggttatatttaaaaataatatacagAACATGCATACGGCTGGTTATTACATTTAGAAATCTTTTCTGTCAAGCAAATGCAGTTCACAAAGAGCTCAAAATACGTTTCTAAGCTCTGTcacactttgaatcaccttgttgttgaattgtgctatacaaataaacttgccttgccttgccttgtcaAGTCTACAACCCTAAACATTTATCATAATAATTATTGTTAGCGGTATTTTAGCCTTTATAAACAATTAACATGGTTAATTGTTAGTAACCATTGTAAATAAAATTTGAGTTACCTTTGATTCAGCTAATGCAGGCAGTGTACTTTCCCTTTTTGACCGCGCcagatctctgtgtgtgtgcgtgtgtgcgcgtgtgtgtgtgcgcgcgcagaAACTGCACCGCCCCCTTCGGCCgcgtgtttttgtttgaaatgaTTGGTCAGAGGGCAGGAAAAGCGCTTCTCTCAGTGCAGGCCATCGCAGAAAGGATAACAAACAGTATTTGGCCCTTAGCCACTGCCTTGCATAAGCAGTCTGTGCTGGACTATTTTAGCGCctttgatttgtttattttcacacaAACCCACAAAGACAGAATAATAGAATACACAGCCTAACACCGGACACAGAATCCGGTAGCACCATATGGtatgtatccatataaataGCTACAATATGCAGCACACCttcccaaaaatggcacaaaaTTCAAGCACAACTGCTGGAAGAGGGAAGTATTGATGGAGGATTTTCTTTCAATGAATTGTATTTATAAAAGGCAGCAAATGTGCTGTCATAGTAtattatatagtatattattataTAGTACTTTAGTCCTGTTACtgaacactcaaagcactttcacACCACAAGCCACATTTGCTCATTCATGCAGAGAATCATGCAGTCATTTATTATATTCCTTTCACCAACATTGGGTGCAAGAATCTTGCCAAAGGACACTTTTGCATGTGGACTGCAGGATTTAGGGATCAAACTACTGACCTTGGATTTACTAGGCAATTTACCCAGCCAGTTTAGAGCCATTTTTCTGAGTTGATCTTAATCACGTGCATGCTGAATAGCAAAAATTAATTCAGGGACTAACCTTTTTTCTTCAATTCAAAATTAGATAGTTTGGACATGTGTAAGGGAGGGATAGTGGATGTATCAGACAAAGAAATGGGAAACACAGAGCTTCCAGGCAGGATAAAAAGAAGAGGATCTCAGATGATGTTTAGGGATGCTGTGTAGGAAGACATGCAGGGCCTtagtgtgacagaagaagatgcTAGGgactgagtgagatggaggcagattatTTACCTctatgaagttttttttttccaaaatgaaatgagcaatatttacaattttaagTGTCAAAATAATCTCTTTCATAAGCAGGCATAAATAGTTAGGAatagtattattatttagtGTTCACAAAAATATGTCAAGAAAGgagctgaatttttaatgtttttagattttattgcaagcattttttttcattttttattgtaacttcTCAATGCAAGGTGGTGAAAGCTTACAGTGCAAAGAAACCTTACTAGAAACAAAAAAGCTACATGCAAGAAATACAACATAAAAGTTAAACTAGGTTAAAGCAACTagcaagaaagaaggaaaaagagggTGCTTTCTAAAATTATGTTAAAGTAATTTTGAATAATTCCCCTAAACATTCTATAATGTAGGCCCTAAAAACATTACCAAAAATATTGAAATGCTTATTGATGGATTTTATACATGGTAaatttttgttccacttttaTTATTCcatattttgctttttaacCACAGTGCTCAGAAACATAATGCCAAATTTAATGCAACAGAAGAACAATGTTCAGGATGCACGCTGTACACGGCAAGTTTAGAGTAAACTTCACTTGTTGTGAAATTTTATGTTATTGGTAACTTTAACTGGCTATATTTGAATTTAAGTATATTTGCTAGCCAGCTTACACTACCTGGCTAACATGAGTTGATTTTTCAGAAAAGTAAACACAAGAGAGaatttctttctattttcaTTCTATAATCTACACCAGAAACCAATCATCATACATCTTACTTTATCAGCTTAAATCTACCAAATTGTTAATGTAGAGCACAATTTGCAGTGATTTTATTTAACTGGAGAAAATATTTAACATGGAAAGCATCAATAGATAAAATGTCTTCATGGCTGCACATCTATGAACCATAAAACAATACATGTAAGACCATCTATCTGGTCAACCAACTGTAACTATATCTATCTTTAGTTAATAAACTATAGAGAGCTTTCTGAACTTTTCAAGTGGTTATTCTAATTAAATGTTAACATCCACTATTTGTAATACAGAGTTTGCAAATTTAAAGTTACAGAATGTTCTTTCTTTGCCtcttacaaaaataattttacttttattggGGTTTACACACAGTCTCCAGTCAACACTATCTTTCTACTAAATAAGCCTTCTGAaattctttttgttatttttttcattctgaCAATTCTACAGTATCATCTGTGTACAGAAGCACAAAGTCTTACACCTCAACATTGTCATCACTCATTTCTCAGCCAGAAATGATAGCCCGTTATCTCTACTACTAGTATAAGCAAAATCATTTAGAAatttttacagagcagagttgATAAATTTTCACCCTGTCAAACCCCGATCTTGCAGTCACAACAACACTGATTTCAGGCCATCACACACAACTTGGTATTTTGGTTTAAATTATACACAACTGTAAAAATTCTCCAAtttatgtctgcaatgtttAACTTTCTCTATAACAGACACTTTCAACTCATTCCGCAGCTTTTTCATAATcaaataatcaaaaaattgtaTAATTGTTTCCTATAGTTCAAATATAATTCACATTATGAGAAACAACTATATGATCAGTTGAGGAACCTGCACTAAAACTAGCTTGCTCGTCTTCCAGAAAACCCTCTGCAGTTAAATAAGTAGTCATTAATTACTGAAGTAACACCTTTACCCTTTATTACCCTATAGTCCAATTTATTGGTGTTGAAGACAGGAATTATATCAACTTAATAATTTGGTAACCAATGAAATAAACTCTTCAGGACAAGCAATATTCCTTATTCCCcattatttttgaatttttctttctccttacTAATTTATCCAAAATACATTGATATAATTCCATATTCATTAGTACCGCTATCATTACGTTTTCTTTCCAGTACCCAGATCTTTCCCAAATTTGCCATTAACTATATGTAAATCAAG
The DNA window shown above is from Astatotilapia calliptera chromosome 11, fAstCal1.2, whole genome shotgun sequence and carries:
- the arl4aa gene encoding ADP-ribosylation factor-like 4aa is translated as MGNGFSEQPSCLSNIPFFQSFHIAILGLDSAGKTTVLYRLQFNEFVNTVPTKGFNAEKVRVPLGGHKTVTFHFWDVGGQEKLRPLWKSYTRCTDGIIFVVDSVDAERMEEAKTELHKIAKSSENQGVPLLVVANKQDLRHSLGLAEIEKLLALKELGPATPWHLQPACAIIGEGLRDGLDKLHEMILKRRKMLRQQRKKR